From one Triticum urartu cultivar G1812 chromosome 3, Tu2.1, whole genome shotgun sequence genomic stretch:
- the LOC125546503 gene encoding putative E3 ubiquitin-protein ligase SINA-like 6, whose product MDASTSSKRRVEAPGEGESSVKNQNVTMGMDALDCPVCFHPLRPPIYQCSVGHFICSSCRPKLMHNNCHLCSAETTFKRCLGMERLMESVMVPCSNAKYGCAEKLTYYQKEGHEKACPNAPCFCPELNCGFAGPTAALLDHFTSMHKRPPTTIRYSRKLEFHVQPGLHVLCTKDKQILLLNVVVEPFGHVISVVCVQPDGVRPKAANSKFKCQMSYHCSMTAERTAQFSIVLDLPQHTPG is encoded by the exons ATGGATGCTAGTACCTCTAGCAAGAGACGAGTAGAAGCCccaggagagggggagag CAGCGTCAAGAATCAGAATGTCACCATGGGGATGGACGCCCTCGACTGCCCCGTCTGCTTTCATCCCCTCCGACCTCCCATTTACCAG TGTTCTGTGGGGCATTTCATATGCTCGTCTTGCCGTCCCAAGCTCATGCACAACAATTGTCACTTATGCTCTGCCGAAACTACCTTCAAGCGCTGTTTAGGGATGGAACGTCTCATGGAATCAGTCATGGTCCCTTGCTCCAATGCAAAATATGGATGCGCAGAGAAGCTCACCTACTACCAGAAGGAAGGACACGAGAAGGCATGCCCGAACGCCCCATGCTTCTGCCCGGAGTTGAACTGCGGCTTTGCGGGGCCAACGGCCGCCCTTCTTGACCATTTCACCTCCATGCACAAGCGGCCGCCTACGACCATCAGATACTCCAGGAAGCTTGAGTTCCACGTACAACCAGGCTTGCACGTTCTCTGTACCAAAGACAAGCAGATTTTGTTGCTCAATGTTGTAGTAGAGCCATTTGGGCATGTCATCTCTGTCGTCTGTGTCCAACCTGATGGTGTCCGACCTAAAGCTGCAAATTCCAAGTTCAAATGTCAAATGTCCTACCACTGCTCAATGACCGCAGAAAGGACAGCCCAGTTCTCGATTGTGTTAGATCTCCCTCAACACACACCAGGTTGA